One window of the Candidatus Izemoplasmatales bacterium genome contains the following:
- a CDS encoding nucleoside-diphosphate sugar epimerase/dehydratase, translating into MKKGKSIPIGEYMKNIRIVQFMVADAVSVAFTYALAIVAMILPPFSAGIGPDQVRTSLIVLPIIVVFKLVIYYFADLYKLVLENVGLDEIFRIFIAVIVTDLAIFLFFFAIRNFFFIPDLLFIFTAVFEAILLSGTRMLKRILRYLAYKQKPHGGRRTLLVGAGAGGKLVCDELRNNDTLSNYPIAFVDDDPMKIGKIMSGLPVYGPVAKVPELIDELKIEEVIISIANIDSERFQEIIKIIAERPVKIKRLPKFKELKKESPKTLLEVNVEDLLSRDVIDLDAPGIREFIQGKRVMVTGAGGSIGSELVRQIVAYEPAEIMLVDIYENGVYDLQMELNRHFAEEGVVPVKRSVLIASVYNYDRMKAIFGRFRPELVFHAAAYKHVPLMEDSAVEAVRTNVLGTFNVARLCHEFKVRKMVLVSSDKAVRPTNVMGATKRFAEMVLQHWGEKSTTKYSAVRFGNVLGSNGSVVPLFKRQIEAGGPVTVTDRNIIRYFMTIPEAVGLILQSATYANGGEIFILDMGEPVRIIDLAEKMIMLSGRRPYIDIDIKITGLRPGEKLFEELLVDKSKDHISTANRKIFIERAQDPEDIDADIEFIRSAFEGLDNLEIKEMVHRFVPTYTIKD; encoded by the coding sequence GTGAAGAAAGGCAAATCGATCCCGATCGGCGAATACATGAAGAACATCCGGATCGTCCAGTTCATGGTGGCCGACGCGGTCTCCGTCGCCTTCACATACGCGCTCGCGATCGTCGCCATGATCCTGCCGCCGTTCTCCGCCGGCATCGGTCCCGACCAGGTCCGGACCTCGCTCATCGTCCTTCCGATCATCGTCGTCTTCAAGCTCGTGATCTATTATTTCGCCGATCTCTACAAGCTCGTGCTCGAGAACGTCGGGCTCGACGAGATCTTCCGGATCTTCATCGCCGTGATCGTCACCGACCTGGCGATCTTCCTGTTCTTCTTCGCCATCCGGAACTTCTTCTTCATCCCCGACCTCCTCTTCATCTTCACCGCCGTGTTCGAGGCGATCCTGCTTTCGGGAACGCGCATGCTCAAACGGATTCTGCGCTATCTCGCCTACAAGCAGAAGCCGCACGGGGGACGCCGCACCCTGCTCGTCGGCGCAGGGGCCGGCGGCAAGCTCGTCTGCGACGAGTTGCGCAACAACGACACCCTCTCCAACTATCCGATCGCGTTCGTCGACGACGACCCGATGAAGATCGGCAAGATCATGTCCGGCCTGCCGGTGTACGGTCCCGTCGCGAAGGTCCCCGAACTGATCGACGAACTGAAGATCGAAGAGGTCATCATCTCGATCGCCAACATCGATTCGGAACGTTTCCAGGAGATCATCAAGATCATCGCCGAACGTCCCGTCAAGATCAAGCGCCTCCCGAAGTTCAAGGAACTGAAGAAAGAGTCGCCGAAGACGCTCCTCGAAGTCAACGTCGAGGACCTCCTCTCGCGCGACGTGATCGATCTCGACGCCCCCGGCATCCGCGAATTCATCCAAGGCAAGCGGGTCATGGTCACCGGCGCCGGCGGATCGATCGGCTCCGAACTGGTGCGCCAGATCGTCGCGTACGAACCGGCCGAGATCATGCTCGTCGACATCTATGAGAACGGCGTCTACGATCTCCAGATGGAACTCAACCGCCATTTCGCCGAAGAGGGCGTGGTCCCCGTCAAGCGTTCCGTCCTGATCGCTTCGGTCTACAACTACGATCGCATGAAGGCGATCTTCGGACGCTTCCGACCGGAGCTCGTCTTCCACGCGGCCGCCTACAAGCATGTCCCGTTGATGGAGGACTCCGCCGTCGAGGCGGTCCGCACGAACGTCCTCGGCACCTTCAACGTCGCCCGTCTGTGCCACGAGTTCAAGGTCCGCAAGATGGTTCTCGTCTCCTCCGACAAGGCCGTCCGGCCGACGAACGTGATGGGCGCGACCAAGCGCTTCGCCGAGATGGTCCTGCAGCACTGGGGAGAGAAGTCGACGACGAAATACTCCGCCGTCCGGTTCGGAAACGTGCTCGGTTCCAACGGATCGGTGGTGCCGCTCTTCAAGCGCCAGATCGAGGCCGGCGGTCCCGTCACCGTAACCGACCGCAACATCATCCGCTACTTCATGACGATCCCCGAGGCCGTCGGCCTCATCCTCCAGTCCGCCACCTACGCGAACGGCGGCGAGATCTTCATCCTCGACATGGGCGAACCGGTCCGGATCATCGACCTCGCCGAGAAGATGATCATGCTTTCGGGAAGACGACCCTACATCGACATCGACATCAAGATCACCGGTCTTCGCCCGGGCGAGAAGCTCTTCGAAGAACTCCTCGTGGACAAGTCGAAGGACCACATCTCGACGGCGAATCGGAAGATCTTCATCGAACGCGCCCAGGATCCCGAGGACATCGATGCGGACATCGAATTCATCCGTTCGGCGTTCGAGGGTCTCGACAACCTCGAGATCAAGGAGATGGTCCATCGGTTCGTTCCCACCTATACCATCAAGGATTAA
- a CDS encoding HAMP domain-containing sensor histidine kinase encodes MRTSIRSRLFLIIYGIVLAFIAGLILLNTVFLEGFYTSSRQRTLIAAFSELQAVSLTETGLVATVREIESSYNIGVQILKQTGVDPGTPGESGLPLSAMYDRIYGDSYAIRDGVIAAIMRQFNDAEESGFESVTVSDDVSYVAYMTEIVMAFAGDAPENPRLLALCVGQLQNDGRYVYYILTVTIQSIQDSIGIFNTFTVIIAAVFMVASGVAVAVFSKRFTQPILQMNAVTQDLAAQDFSKKVALSTKDELGDLGVSINKMSEQLETSIRDLKRANQQLADDIELKTRIDTMRKEFIANASHELKTPISLILGYSEALKLPGLDQLTIEEYLDIIIDESNKMNKLVMSLLKISQLESGFQQYSVEPFAVRGLVEETLKPFSIKFAEKGATVEVDCDDLEAVSDYDAIQTVFGNYLSNALNHVDGAKRIRVSVKPDPAGRIRVEVFNTGKGIPEESMTRIWESFYKVDKARTRAYGGQGLGLSIVRILLENLHSAYGVENRDDGVLFWFDLPPAPSEQ; translated from the coding sequence ATGAGAACCTCGATTAGAAGCCGCCTCTTCCTCATCATCTACGGGATCGTGCTGGCGTTCATCGCCGGCCTCATCCTGCTCAACACGGTCTTTCTCGAAGGTTTCTACACGAGCAGCCGGCAGCGGACCCTGATCGCCGCGTTCTCCGAACTGCAGGCGGTCTCGCTGACGGAAACGGGTCTTGTCGCGACCGTGAGGGAAATCGAGAGTTCCTACAACATCGGGGTCCAGATTCTGAAGCAGACCGGCGTCGACCCGGGCACGCCGGGCGAGTCCGGTCTGCCGCTGTCCGCCATGTACGACCGCATCTACGGCGACTCGTACGCGATCCGCGACGGCGTCATCGCCGCCATCATGCGCCAGTTCAACGATGCGGAAGAAAGCGGATTCGAATCCGTGACCGTCTCCGACGACGTATCGTACGTCGCCTACATGACCGAGATCGTGATGGCGTTCGCCGGCGACGCACCGGAAAATCCCCGCCTGCTCGCGCTCTGCGTCGGCCAACTCCAGAACGACGGCCGCTACGTCTATTACATCCTGACCGTGACGATCCAGTCGATCCAGGACTCGATCGGCATCTTCAACACCTTCACCGTCATCATCGCCGCGGTCTTCATGGTGGCTTCCGGTGTCGCCGTCGCCGTCTTCAGCAAACGCTTCACCCAGCCGATCCTGCAGATGAACGCGGTCACCCAGGACCTCGCCGCGCAGGACTTCTCGAAGAAGGTCGCGCTGTCGACGAAGGACGAACTCGGCGATCTCGGGGTCTCGATCAACAAGATGTCAGAGCAGCTCGAGACGTCGATCCGCGACCTCAAGCGCGCCAACCAGCAGCTCGCCGACGACATCGAACTGAAGACGCGCATCGACACGATGCGCAAGGAGTTCATCGCCAACGCATCGCACGAACTGAAGACGCCGATCTCGCTCATCCTCGGATATTCGGAGGCGCTCAAGCTGCCGGGTCTCGACCAGCTCACCATCGAAGAGTACCTCGACATCATCATCGACGAGTCCAACAAGATGAACAAGCTGGTGATGTCGCTTCTCAAGATCAGCCAGCTCGAGAGCGGATTCCAGCAGTACAGCGTCGAACCGTTCGCCGTCCGGGGGCTGGTCGAGGAGACCCTCAAGCCGTTCTCGATCAAGTTCGCCGAGAAGGGCGCGACCGTCGAAGTCGACTGCGACGACCTCGAGGCCGTCTCCGACTACGATGCGATCCAGACGGTCTTCGGAAATTACCTGTCCAACGCCCTGAACCACGTCGACGGCGCCAAGCGGATCCGCGTTTCCGTCAAGCCGGATCCCGCCGGAAGGATCCGCGTCGAGGTGTTCAACACCGGCAAGGGCATTCCCGAAGAGTCCATGACGCGCATCTGGGAAAGCTTCTACAAGGTCGACAAGGCAAGGACCCGCGCCTATGGCGGGCAGGGTCTGGGGCTCTCGATCGTCCGCATCCTGCTCGAGAACCTGCATTCCGCATACGGCGTCGAGAATCGGGACGACGGCGTGCTGTTCTGGTTCGACCTGCCGCCCGCTCCCTCCGAACAATGA
- a CDS encoding response regulator transcription factor has product MKNMNVLVADDEFRIRKLLAEFLVREGYRVIEAEDGEQAIDQVFNAKSKIDLVILDVMMPKYDGWFVLERIREFSTVPVVMLTARSDEYDQLKGFKLGADDYVTKPFSPSVLMARINKLIRREKVEVDELKFGAIRMSLASREVFVHGGKIELTPKEFELLKFFIDNKGIALSRDKILNAVWNYDYFGDLRTVDTHIKQLRAKLGTAASYISTVRSIGYRLDIENENLD; this is encoded by the coding sequence ATGAAAAACATGAATGTTTTAGTTGCGGACGATGAGTTCCGCATCCGGAAACTGCTGGCCGAATTCCTGGTTCGCGAGGGGTATCGCGTGATCGAAGCGGAGGATGGCGAACAGGCCATCGACCAGGTCTTCAACGCCAAGTCGAAGATCGACCTGGTGATCCTCGACGTGATGATGCCGAAATACGACGGCTGGTTCGTGCTCGAGCGGATCCGCGAGTTCTCGACCGTTCCGGTCGTGATGCTCACCGCGCGGAGCGACGAATACGACCAGCTCAAGGGATTCAAGCTGGGCGCGGACGATTACGTCACGAAGCCCTTTTCGCCGTCGGTCCTGATGGCCCGGATCAACAAGCTGATCCGTCGCGAGAAGGTCGAGGTCGACGAACTCAAGTTCGGCGCGATCCGGATGTCGCTCGCATCGCGCGAGGTCTTCGTGCATGGCGGCAAGATCGAACTGACGCCGAAGGAGTTCGAACTGCTCAAGTTCTTCATCGACAACAAGGGCATCGCGCTTTCCCGCGACAAGATCCTGAACGCCGTCTGGAACTACGACTACTTCGGCGACCTGAGGACCGTCGACACGCACATCAAGCAGCTGCGCGCCAAACTCGGCACCGCCGCGTCCTACATCTCGACGGTCCGGAGCATCGGCTACCGCTTGGACATCGAGAATGAGAACCTCGATTAG
- a CDS encoding undecaprenyl-diphosphate phosphatase, which yields MDFSVLDLLKYILLGIVQGITEVLPISSSGHVAIAQTLFSIDTDQGMLFLIVVNVGSLVAIVIHFRKTIGRLIVGFVRYVIRPADRALYASEFHYCMKIALASIPLGLIGLTLKSRIETVYAEFPMIIVGLGLLATATALYLVRNASYHNGRQEVTYRDATYIGLAQMFAILPGLSRSGSTTSSALGRKLSMETALIFSFMIYIPASIGSSLYYGLEIAADPTTLGFDPGDVHQYLYYAVALAASLIATRFSLKFIFRLFRAGKLVYFSVYTFVLGMVAFIAGLMTF from the coding sequence ATGGACTTCAGCGTTCTCGACCTGCTCAAATACATCCTCCTCGGCATCGTCCAGGGAATCACCGAAGTCCTGCCGATCTCTTCCTCGGGACATGTGGCGATCGCCCAGACGTTGTTTTCGATCGACACCGACCAGGGCATGCTGTTCCTGATCGTCGTCAACGTCGGCTCGCTCGTCGCGATCGTGATCCATTTCCGGAAGACCATCGGCCGGCTGATCGTCGGCTTCGTCAGGTACGTCATCCGGCCGGCTGATCGCGCGCTCTATGCCTCGGAATTCCACTATTGCATGAAGATCGCGCTCGCTTCGATTCCGCTCGGACTCATCGGTCTCACCCTGAAATCGCGGATCGAAACGGTCTACGCCGAATTCCCGATGATCATCGTCGGTCTCGGCCTGCTCGCGACTGCGACCGCGCTGTACCTCGTCCGCAACGCCTCCTACCATAACGGACGACAGGAAGTGACGTACCGGGATGCGACCTACATCGGTCTCGCGCAGATGTTCGCGATACTCCCGGGTCTGTCCCGCAGCGGCAGCACGACCTCGTCGGCCCTCGGACGAAAGCTGTCGATGGAGACGGCGCTGATCTTCTCGTTCATGATCTACATTCCCGCGTCCATCGGATCGTCGCTGTATTACGGACTCGAGATCGCCGCCGATCCGACGACCCTCGGGTTCGATCCCGGCGACGTGCATCAGTATCTGTATTATGCGGTCGCGCTCGCCGCCAGTCTGATCGCGACGCGTTTCTCACTCAAGTTCATCTTCCGGCTCTTCCGCGCCGGGAAGCTCGTCTATTTCAGCGTCTACACCTTCGTGCTCGGCATGGTCGCGTTCATCGCCGGCCTGATGACCTTCTGA
- a CDS encoding Wzz/FepE/Etk N-terminal domain-containing protein, with the protein MDEFKQVEAPVEEGITLAELVRIVWNNITIVFLTTLWVTVIGIVYTFVIVNPKYTAETTLMVQVDISATVTSEQSAITIAQNLIATYKAFVVSDKVLNTVIADIPELEGVSPGSLKESISVSTTTSVLIIYIEVVNENPELASRIANQLVDNSIAIANELVDDGTGNLEPAYTLLANKLRTLDVAIVPTAASSPNKVLNVVISFLVGGILSLGIIFVKELFNNKFQSTQDMERYLNINVIAAVPGSIKERKLVD; encoded by the coding sequence ATGGATGAATTCAAGCAAGTCGAAGCCCCCGTCGAAGAGGGAATCACGCTCGCGGAACTGGTCCGGATCGTGTGGAACAACATCACGATCGTCTTCCTGACCACGCTCTGGGTGACCGTCATCGGCATCGTCTACACGTTCGTCATCGTCAATCCGAAATACACGGCCGAGACCACGCTGATGGTCCAGGTCGACATTTCTGCGACCGTCACGAGCGAGCAGTCCGCCATCACCATCGCGCAGAACCTGATCGCCACGTACAAGGCGTTCGTCGTCTCCGACAAGGTCCTCAATACCGTCATCGCGGACATCCCCGAACTCGAAGGGGTCAGTCCCGGGAGCTTGAAGGAATCCATTTCGGTCAGCACCACGACATCGGTCCTGATCATCTATATCGAGGTCGTGAACGAGAATCCCGAACTCGCGTCCCGGATCGCCAACCAGCTGGTGGACAATTCGATCGCGATCGCCAATGAACTCGTCGACGACGGCACCGGCAACCTCGAACCCGCATATACGCTGTTGGCGAACAAGCTCCGCACGCTCGATGTCGCCATCGTTCCGACGGCCGCCTCCTCGCCGAACAAGGTCCTGAACGTCGTCATCTCCTTCCTCGTCGGCGGCATCCTGTCGCTCGGCATCATCTTCGTCAAGGAACTCTTCAACAACAAGTTCCAGAGCACGCAGGATATGGAACGCTACCTGAACATCAACGTGATCGCCGCCGTCCCCGGCTCGATCAAGGAACGGAAGCTGGTGGACTAG
- a CDS encoding CpsB/CapC family capsule biosynthesis tyrosine phosphatase: MIDVHAHVLPFVDDGSPDVESSLAMLREQASQGVTVQFLTPHYYPFRGYVRTAADNRAVFADFVKAAEGIGVRLILGNEIYYTIETLRDLRNGTVIPLGTSRHVLVEFSMAKEEEDIAEAIHNLKSIGYVPIVAHPERYPYLGEVSDFEIIRRMGGLIQLNAASLLGKYGTTIQKFCFRLLKLGLVDFVASDIHKFRKHDLAEAYALVLKKLGQTVADRVFANTRVLV, translated from the coding sequence ATGATCGACGTCCACGCGCATGTTCTCCCGTTCGTCGACGACGGCTCGCCCGACGTCGAATCGTCGCTCGCGATGCTTCGGGAACAGGCGTCGCAGGGCGTGACCGTGCAGTTTCTGACGCCTCACTACTATCCGTTCCGCGGGTATGTCCGTACCGCCGCGGACAACCGTGCCGTCTTCGCGGATTTCGTCAAGGCCGCCGAAGGCATCGGCGTCCGGCTGATCCTCGGCAACGAGATCTACTATACGATCGAAACCCTCCGCGATCTCCGAAACGGGACCGTGATCCCGCTCGGGACCTCTCGTCACGTGCTCGTCGAATTCTCGATGGCCAAGGAAGAGGAGGACATCGCCGAGGCGATCCACAATCTCAAGTCGATCGGGTACGTCCCGATCGTCGCCCACCCGGAGCGCTATCCCTACCTCGGCGAAGTCTCCGATTTCGAGATCATCCGACGGATGGGCGGGCTGATCCAGTTGAACGCCGCCTCCCTCCTCGGCAAGTACGGGACCACGATCCAGAAATTCTGTTTCCGACTCCTGAAGCTCGGACTCGTCGATTTCGTCGCCTCCGACATCCACAAGTTCCGCAAGCATGACCTGGCGGAAGCGTACGCCCTCGTCTTGAAGAAACTCGGTCAGACGGTTGCGGACCGCGTCTTCGCAAATACCCGCGTTCTCGTTTGA
- a CDS encoding CpsD/CapB family tyrosine-protein kinase, translated as MEFFEYKNVVIENPNSSEAEAYRKLELNIALAGLDHRIQVIQCTSATPEDGKTTTSINLAAVYAEKGKKVIILDFDLRRPKIHRAFHQPNDRGFYDYVMENADYHDLIVHDESKIDVLLSGKHISFPHIALSSARTSQLIESLRTEYDYIVIDTPPVLSVTDPVIVARLVDGVVYVAAYNKTRKDDSREGLRILRSNNINVIGGVLANIDVRKTKHYGYHGYYYYGSDDKKTGK; from the coding sequence ATGGAATTCTTCGAATACAAGAACGTCGTCATCGAGAATCCGAATTCCTCCGAGGCCGAGGCGTACCGCAAGCTTGAACTGAACATCGCCCTCGCCGGCCTCGACCACCGCATCCAGGTGATCCAGTGCACCTCCGCCACCCCCGAAGACGGGAAGACCACGACCTCGATCAACCTCGCCGCCGTCTACGCCGAGAAGGGCAAGAAGGTCATCATCCTCGACTTCGACCTGCGCCGTCCGAAGATCCACCGAGCCTTCCATCAGCCCAACGACCGCGGCTTCTACGACTACGTGATGGAGAATGCCGACTACCACGACCTGATCGTGCACGACGAATCGAAGATCGACGTGCTCCTCTCGGGCAAGCACATCTCCTTCCCCCACATCGCGCTGTCCTCGGCCCGGACCTCGCAGCTGATCGAATCGCTGCGCACCGAATACGACTACATCGTGATCGACACTCCGCCGGTCCTGTCCGTCACCGATCCCGTCATCGTCGCCAGACTGGTCGACGGCGTCGTCTACGTCGCCGCCTACAACAAGACCCGGAAGGACGATTCGCGCGAAGGTCTCCGCATTCTCCGATCGAACAACATCAACGTGATCGGCGGCGTCCTCGCCAACATCGACGTCCGGAAGACCAAGCACTACGGCTATCACGGCTACTATTACTACGGCTCCGACGACAAGAAGACGGGCAAGTAA
- a CDS encoding undecaprenyl-diphosphate phosphatase translates to MALIDFLKYVFLGIVQGFTEVLPVSSSGHVELFVSLLGIDIDENLLFQIVINTGSLLAFLAIFAKDIVRLVVDTVEFVFVPSRREDAREGFLFTAKLVIASIPAALVGFLLKDAIDAALGTYGTLLSGIGLLLTATILLMTSSFRIRRGRTGFSFVDAALIGTAQAFALIPGISRSGTTTATAIRRGIGLETALRFSFMMYIPVSVGSLLFAVLDFLETPESMPDALTISSYVVACAAAAVATFIAYRLVFNAFKSGRLRLFSTWCFAAGALSLLLFIIHR, encoded by the coding sequence CTCGAGCGGGCACGTCGAACTGTTCGTATCCCTGCTCGGCATCGACATCGACGAGAACCTGCTGTTCCAGATCGTCATCAACACCGGTTCGCTCCTCGCCTTCCTCGCCATCTTCGCGAAGGACATCGTGCGACTGGTCGTCGACACGGTCGAGTTCGTCTTCGTTCCCTCGCGCCGCGAGGATGCGCGTGAAGGCTTCCTGTTCACCGCGAAGCTCGTCATCGCCTCGATTCCCGCCGCTCTCGTCGGTTTCCTCCTGAAGGATGCGATCGACGCGGCGCTCGGGACCTACGGGACGCTGCTTTCGGGCATCGGCCTGCTTCTGACCGCGACCATTTTGCTTATGACTTCGTCGTTCCGGATCCGACGCGGACGCACCGGCTTCTCGTTCGTCGACGCCGCCCTGATCGGGACGGCCCAGGCCTTCGCGCTGATCCCCGGCATATCGCGTTCCGGCACCACCACCGCGACCGCCATCCGGCGCGGCATCGGTCTGGAGACGGCCCTCCGCTTCAGTTTCATGATGTACATTCCGGTCTCCGTCGGATCGCTCCTGTTCGCCGTTCTCGATTTTCTCGAAACGCCGGAATCCATGCCTGACGCCCTGACGATCTCGAGCTATGTCGTCGCCTGCGCCGCCGCGGCCGTCGCGACGTTCATCGCCTACCGCCTCGTCTTCAACGCCTTCAAATCGGGACGACTCCGCCTCTTCAGCACGTGGTGCTTCGCCGCCGGCGCCCTGTCCCTGCTCCTGTTCATCATCCACCGCTAG